From one Acidibrevibacterium fodinaquatile genomic stretch:
- a CDS encoding TlyA family RNA methyltransferase, whose translation MARLRADQLLLARGLAESRARAQALILAGKVLSGTRRVEKSGELLADDAPLALRGEDHPWVSRGGVKLAHALDHFGLSPSGRIGLDIGASTGGFTEVLLARGATRVHAVDVGHGQLAWKLRQDARVVVHERTNARHLDARLIPEAVGCVVADASFIGLETVLPAPLALAAPGAFAVALIKPQFEAGREGIGKGGIVRDPAVHEAVSARIAAWWAALPGWRVLGLTPSPITGADGNREFLIAALRD comes from the coding sequence ATGGCAAGGCTCCGTGCCGATCAGCTTCTGCTGGCGCGCGGCCTTGCCGAAAGCCGAGCGCGGGCGCAGGCGCTGATTTTGGCCGGGAAAGTTCTCTCTGGGACGCGGCGGGTCGAGAAATCCGGCGAGTTGCTTGCAGACGACGCGCCGCTTGCGCTCCGCGGCGAGGACCACCCTTGGGTTTCGCGCGGCGGCGTCAAGCTCGCGCACGCCCTTGACCATTTCGGCCTCTCGCCTTCGGGGCGCATCGGGCTCGATATCGGCGCCTCGACCGGCGGCTTCACCGAGGTCCTGCTCGCGCGCGGCGCGACGCGGGTGCATGCCGTCGATGTCGGGCATGGGCAGCTCGCCTGGAAGCTGCGCCAGGATGCCAGGGTCGTCGTGCATGAGCGCACCAATGCCCGCCATCTCGATGCCAGGCTGATCCCCGAGGCGGTCGGCTGCGTGGTCGCGGATGCGAGTTTCATCGGGCTGGAAACGGTTTTACCGGCGCCGCTGGCGTTAGCCGCACCGGGGGCCTTCGCGGTCGCGCTGATTAAGCCGCAGTTCGAAGCCGGGCGCGAGGGCATCGGCAAGGGCGGGATCGTGCGTGACCCGGCGGTGCATGAGGCGGTCTCTGCGCGCATTGCCGCCTGGTGGGCGGCGCTGCCGGGCTGGCGGGTGCTCGGGCTCACGCCGAGCCCGATCACCGGCGCCGACGGCAACCGCGAATTTTTGATCGCGGCCCTTCGAGACTGA
- a CDS encoding phasin family protein: MMEFPMKEQMDKAIKATEDFVTFGQGNVEALVKSSQIWAAGVQDLSKQFAASAQAQFEETVNVFKALSGVKSLKDAVDLHSNLARTTFEKSVAEAGRFTDASFKLAEQATAPLLARVTLAADKFTKTA, encoded by the coding sequence ATGATGGAGTTTCCCATGAAGGAACAGATGGACAAGGCAATCAAGGCGACCGAGGATTTCGTCACCTTCGGTCAGGGCAATGTCGAGGCGCTGGTGAAGTCGAGCCAGATCTGGGCGGCCGGCGTGCAGGATCTCTCGAAGCAGTTTGCCGCCTCGGCGCAGGCGCAGTTCGAGGAGACGGTGAACGTGTTCAAGGCGCTGAGCGGCGTCAAGTCGCTCAAGGACGCGGTGGATCTTCACTCCAATCTCGCCCGCACCACGTTCGAGAAGTCGGTGGCCGAGGCCGGCCGCTTCACCGATGCCTCCTTCAAGCTCGCCGAGCAGGCGACGGCGCCGCTGCTCGCGCGCGTCACCCTCGCGGCCGATAAGTTCACCAAAACCGCCTAA
- a CDS encoding NAD(P)/FAD-dependent oxidoreductase, whose translation MDEHHVDILVIGAGMAGASAAAALARAASGRKIALIEAEDTPGYHSTGRSAAIWILNYGPPDVHVLTRLSRGFFDAPPPGFSDHPLNHRRAVLFLAPPEQAAALATLMAEGEAVREIGLAEVARRVPALRPGYAVGAAIEDDAFDIDVAALHQGFLREFRRAGGLLALHARARTIERGQGLWRVGTEAGDARFLSPIVINAAGAWGDEVAQAAGVAPLGLVPKRRTGAIIDPAPFAVVDWPLVQDVVQSWYVRPEARTRLMVTPADATPTHPHDVQPDEIDIAIGIDRMQQALTIAVRRVERSWAGLRSFTPDGSLAFGWDRAAEGFFWCVGQGGYGIQTAPAAGALVAAMVLGQDAGAAGEIIARIDPGRFA comes from the coding sequence ATGGACGAGCATCACGTCGATATCCTGGTCATCGGCGCGGGGATGGCCGGCGCGAGTGCGGCCGCCGCGCTCGCGCGGGCGGCAAGCGGGCGCAAGATCGCGCTGATCGAGGCCGAGGATACGCCGGGTTATCATAGTACCGGCCGCTCGGCGGCGATCTGGATTCTCAATTACGGCCCCCCGGATGTCCATGTCCTGACCCGCCTCTCGCGCGGGTTTTTCGATGCGCCGCCGCCGGGCTTTAGCGATCACCCGCTCAACCATCGCCGCGCCGTGTTGTTTCTCGCCCCGCCCGAGCAGGCCGCGGCGCTGGCCACCCTGATGGCCGAGGGCGAAGCCGTGCGTGAGATCGGGCTTGCCGAGGTCGCGCGCCGGGTGCCGGCGCTGCGGCCGGGCTATGCGGTTGGCGCGGCGATCGAAGACGATGCTTTCGATATCGACGTCGCCGCCCTGCATCAGGGGTTTTTGCGCGAATTCCGCCGCGCCGGCGGCTTGCTCGCGCTCCATGCCCGCGCCCGGACGATTGAGCGCGGCCAGGGGCTGTGGCGGGTTGGAACGGAGGCGGGCGACGCGCGGTTCCTCTCCCCGATCGTCATCAACGCCGCCGGTGCCTGGGGCGATGAGGTCGCGCAGGCGGCCGGGGTTGCGCCGCTCGGCCTCGTGCCCAAGCGCCGCACCGGCGCGATCATCGATCCCGCCCCCTTCGCGGTCGTCGATTGGCCTTTGGTGCAAGATGTCGTGCAAAGCTGGTATGTCCGCCCGGAAGCGCGCACGCGGCTGATGGTGACGCCGGCGGATGCGACCCCGACCCACCCGCATGATGTGCAGCCCGACGAGATCGATATCGCGATCGGCATCGACCGCATGCAGCAAGCGCTCACGATCGCGGTGCGGCGCGTCGAGCGGAGTTGGGCGGGCCTGCGCAGCTTCACGCCCGACGGCAGTCTCGCCTTCGGCTGGGACCGCGCCGCCGAGGGATTTTTCTGGTGTGTTGGGCAAGGCGGCTATGGCATCCAGACCGCGCCGGCGGCGGGCGCGCTGGTTGCGGCGATGGTGCTCGGGCAGGACGCCGGCGCGGCCGGCGAAATCATCGCCCGCATCGATCCCGGCCGTTTCGCCTGA
- a CDS encoding tartrate dehydrogenase has translation MARTYRIAVIPGDGIGKETVPEGLRVLDAASRRFGFSLALDHYDWSCETYQRTGAMMPADGLERLAGHDAIFLGAVGWPGVPDHVSLWGLLIPLRRGFDQYVNLRPCRLLPGMRTPLAGRGPAEIDFIVVRENTEGEYSDIGGRAFVGTEREFATQQSVFTRHGVDRVLRHAFELARSRPRKHLTSATKSNGITVTMPYWDERFALMAREYPDVTTAQFHIDILCAHFVQHPDWFDVVVGSNLFGDILSDLGPAVAGSIGIAPSANINPERRYPSMFEPVHGSAPDIAGRGICNPIGQIWSAAMMLDHLGEKDAARTIEAAIAALLAEPGPRTRDLGGTASTAEIGQALAARVAG, from the coding sequence ATGGCGCGCACCTATCGTATCGCGGTGATCCCGGGGGATGGCATCGGCAAGGAAACCGTGCCCGAAGGGTTGCGGGTGCTGGACGCGGCTTCGCGCCGCTTCGGCTTCTCCCTCGCCCTCGATCATTATGATTGGTCGTGCGAAACCTACCAGCGCACCGGCGCGATGATGCCGGCGGATGGGTTGGAGCGCCTTGCTGGCCATGATGCGATCTTCCTCGGCGCCGTCGGCTGGCCCGGGGTTCCTGATCATGTCTCGCTCTGGGGGCTGCTCATTCCGCTTCGCCGCGGCTTTGACCAATATGTCAATCTTCGCCCCTGCCGGCTATTGCCGGGCATGCGCACGCCGCTCGCCGGGCGCGGGCCGGCGGAGATCGATTTCATCGTCGTGCGCGAAAACACCGAGGGCGAATATTCCGATATCGGCGGCCGCGCCTTCGTCGGCACGGAGCGCGAATTCGCAACCCAGCAAAGCGTCTTCACCCGCCACGGGGTCGATCGCGTGCTCCGCCACGCCTTCGAGCTGGCACGTTCGCGGCCACGCAAGCACCTGACCTCGGCGACCAAATCGAACGGCATCACCGTCACCATGCCCTATTGGGACGAGCGCTTCGCGCTGATGGCGCGGGAATACCCGGACGTGACCACGGCGCAGTTTCATATCGACATTCTCTGCGCCCACTTCGTCCAGCACCCGGACTGGTTCGATGTCGTCGTCGGCTCCAACCTGTTCGGCGATATCCTGAGCGATCTCGGCCCCGCCGTCGCCGGCTCGATCGGCATCGCGCCCTCGGCCAATATCAATCCCGAACGCCGCTATCCTTCGATGTTCGAGCCGGTGCACGGCTCGGCGCCGGATATCGCCGGCCGCGGCATTTGCAACCCGATCGGCCAGATCTGGTCGGCGGCGATGATGCTCGACCATCTCGGCGAAAAAGACGCGGCGCGGACGATCGAGGCCGCGATCGCCGCTCTCCTCGCCGAACCCGGCCCCCGCACCCGCGATCTCGGCGGCACCGCCAGCACCGCGGAAATCGGCCAGGCGCTGGCCGCGCGCGTTGCTGGGTGA
- the phbB gene encoding acetoacetyl-CoA reductase, giving the protein MERVALVTGGTRGIGAAISRALKAAGHRVVASYAGNDAAARAFAEETGIAVLRFDAGDYGACEVAVAEIAKEHGPIAVLVNNAGITRDTTLARMTREMWDVVIATNLTSCFNLCKLTFEGMRAAKFGRVINISSINGQAGQYGQVNYSAAKAGMIGFTKALAQEGARHGITVNAVAPGYIDTEMVRAVPAEALQKVIAKIPVGRLGQAEEIARAVVFLAAEEAGFVTGATLTINGGQYMT; this is encoded by the coding sequence ATGGAACGGGTCGCATTGGTCACCGGCGGGACGCGGGGCATTGGCGCGGCGATTTCGCGGGCGCTGAAAGCGGCGGGTCACCGCGTGGTCGCGAGCTATGCCGGCAATGATGCGGCGGCGCGGGCCTTCGCCGAGGAAACCGGGATCGCGGTGCTGCGCTTTGACGCCGGCGATTATGGCGCCTGCGAGGTCGCGGTGGCGGAAATCGCCAAGGAACATGGCCCGATCGCCGTGCTCGTCAACAATGCCGGCATCACCCGCGATACCACCCTTGCGCGCATGACGCGCGAGATGTGGGATGTGGTGATCGCAACCAACCTCACGTCGTGCTTCAATCTCTGCAAGCTCACCTTCGAGGGGATGCGGGCGGCGAAATTCGGCCGCGTGATCAATATCAGCAGCATCAACGGCCAGGCCGGGCAATATGGGCAAGTGAATTATTCCGCCGCCAAGGCCGGGATGATCGGCTTCACCAAGGCGCTGGCCCAGGAAGGCGCCCGCCACGGCATCACCGTCAACGCCGTCGCCCCGGGTTATATCGACACCGAGATGGTGCGCGCGGTGCCGGCCGAGGCACTGCAGAAGGTCATCGCCAAAATCCCCGTCGGCCGTCTCGGCCAGGCCGAGGAAATCGCCCGCGCGGTGGTGTTTCTCGCGGCCGAGGAGGCCGGTTTCGTCACCGGCGCGACGCTCACCATCAATGGCGGCCAATACATGACCTGA
- a CDS encoding orotate phosphoribosyltransferase, which yields MAASEMTDWDRGAALTTARILLEIGAVNFRPEAPYTLTSGWKSPVYIDCRRIIYFPRARAKICALAVEKIGRQIGYESVDVVVGGETAGIPFAAWIADRMLAPMAYIRKKPKGFGRDALIEGDVPEGKRTLLVEDLTTDGQSKIHFAQALRDAGAIIEHAFVVFFYGVFPGSLQTLAGMGITLHHLATWWDVLDAGKDRGHFSEATLAGVRRFLEDPVAWSAAHGGVASAEEAARYKATKR from the coding sequence ATGGCGGCGAGTGAGATGACGGATTGGGATCGCGGCGCGGCGCTGACCACGGCGCGGATTTTGCTCGAGATCGGGGCGGTGAATTTCCGCCCCGAGGCACCCTACACCCTGACCTCGGGCTGGAAATCGCCAGTCTATATCGATTGCCGGCGGATCATCTATTTCCCCCGCGCGCGCGCCAAGATCTGTGCGCTGGCGGTCGAGAAGATCGGCCGCCAGATTGGCTATGAGAGCGTCGACGTGGTGGTCGGCGGCGAGACCGCGGGCATTCCCTTCGCCGCCTGGATCGCCGATCGGATGCTGGCGCCGATGGCCTATATCCGCAAGAAGCCGAAAGGGTTCGGCCGCGATGCCCTGATCGAGGGTGACGTGCCGGAGGGCAAGCGGACGCTGCTGGTCGAGGATCTGACTACCGACGGGCAGTCAAAAATCCATTTCGCGCAAGCGCTGCGGGACGCCGGCGCGATCATCGAGCATGCGTTCGTGGTGTTTTTCTACGGTGTTTTCCCGGGCAGCCTGCAGACCCTGGCGGGGATGGGAATTACGCTCCATCATCTCGCGACCTGGTGGGACGTGCTCGATGCCGGCAAGGATCGCGGCCATTTTTCCGAGGCCACGCTCGCCGGCGTGCGGCGCTTCCTCGAAGACCCGGTGGCATGGTCGGCAGCGCATGGCGGCGTCGCCAGCGCCGAGGAAGCGGCGCGCTACAAAGCGACGAAACGCTGA
- a CDS encoding acetyl-CoA C-acetyltransferase → MEDIVIAAAARTPVGSFNGAFGSVPAHTLGATALSAAIGRAKLEPGEVDEVILGQILAAGQGMNPARQAARAAGIPDDKTAFGINQVCGSGLRAVALAAQQVMSGESKIVVAGGQESMSLAQHAAHLRAGVKMGDLGFVDTMIKDGLWDIFNGYHMGVTAENVARAYQITREEQDAFALASQQKASAAQKAGRFQSEIAAVTVKGRKGDVVVSEDEYIRHDASLEAMTKLRPAFTKDGTVTAANASGINDGAAALVVMTASEAAKRGLTPLARIAAFATAGVDPALMGTGPIPASRKALARAGWKVEDLDLIEANEAFAAQACAVNKDLGWDPAKVNVNGGAIAIGHPIGASGARILVTLLAEMARRDAHKGLATLCIGGGMGVAMCVER, encoded by the coding sequence ATGGAAGATATCGTCATCGCCGCCGCCGCCCGCACGCCGGTTGGCAGCTTCAACGGCGCGTTCGGGTCAGTGCCGGCGCACACGCTCGGCGCGACCGCGCTTTCGGCCGCGATCGGCCGCGCCAAACTCGAGCCCGGTGAGGTCGACGAGGTGATCCTCGGCCAGATCCTCGCCGCCGGCCAGGGCATGAACCCGGCCCGCCAGGCGGCCCGCGCCGCCGGCATCCCGGACGACAAAACCGCATTCGGCATCAATCAGGTCTGCGGCTCGGGGCTGCGCGCCGTCGCTCTCGCGGCACAGCAGGTGATGAGCGGCGAGAGCAAGATCGTCGTCGCCGGCGGCCAGGAAAGCATGAGCCTCGCGCAGCACGCAGCACATCTCCGCGCCGGGGTGAAAATGGGCGATCTCGGCTTCGTCGACACCATGATCAAAGACGGGCTCTGGGATATTTTCAACGGCTATCACATGGGCGTCACCGCCGAGAACGTCGCCCGCGCCTATCAGATCACCCGCGAGGAGCAGGATGCCTTCGCCCTCGCCTCCCAGCAGAAGGCGAGTGCCGCGCAGAAAGCCGGGCGCTTTCAGAGCGAGATCGCGGCGGTCACGGTGAAGGGCCGCAAGGGTGACGTGGTGGTGTCCGAGGATGAATATATCCGCCACGATGCCTCCCTCGAGGCGATGACGAAGCTGCGGCCGGCCTTCACCAAGGACGGCACGGTGACAGCGGCGAACGCGAGCGGCATCAATGATGGCGCCGCCGCCCTCGTCGTGATGACGGCGAGCGAGGCGGCCAAGCGCGGGCTGACGCCGCTTGCCCGCATCGCTGCCTTCGCGACCGCCGGCGTCGATCCGGCGCTGATGGGCACCGGCCCGATCCCGGCCTCGCGCAAGGCGCTGGCGCGGGCCGGCTGGAAGGTCGAGGATCTCGATCTGATCGAGGCCAACGAGGCGTTCGCAGCGCAAGCCTGCGCCGTCAACAAGGATCTCGGCTGGGATCCGGCGAAGGTGAACGTCAATGGCGGCGCGATCGCGATCGGCCACCCGATCGGCGCTTCCGGGGCGCGTATCCTCGTCACACTGCTCGCCGAAATGGCCCGGCGCGATGCGCATAAGGGCCTGGCGACACTCTGCATCGGCGGCGGCATGGGCGTTGCCATGTGCGTCGAGCGCTGA
- a CDS encoding exodeoxyribonuclease VII small subunit: MPATAPPRPVAELSFEDAMAELEQIVRALEEGRQTLDEALAAYERGTALRQHCEARLAEVEGRINAIVATEDGLATRPVAP, translated from the coding sequence ATGCCTGCCACCGCGCCGCCCCGTCCGGTCGCCGAGCTTTCCTTCGAGGACGCGATGGCCGAGCTCGAGCAGATCGTGCGCGCTCTCGAGGAAGGGCGGCAGACGCTGGACGAGGCGCTCGCCGCCTATGAGCGCGGCACCGCGCTCCGCCAGCATTGCGAGGCGCGGCTCGCCGAGGTTGAGGGGCGCATCAACGCCATCGTCGCGACCGAGGACGGGCTCGCCACCCGCCCGGTGGCGCCATGA
- a CDS encoding D-alanyl-D-alanine carboxypeptidase family protein → MAFLTGVPDGGVPDGEGHAGARRGGQRLRFAALFLLALALLPGVARAQIGSDRYSAMVIDAASGRVLYAANPDAARYPASLTKLMTLYLTFEALRDRRIALSDRVPVSAYAASQEPSKLDLRPGTRLTVEQAVLALVTKSANDAAAALGEMLGGSETRFAQMMTLRARALGMSHTTFRNASGLPDPEQVTTARDLALLARHIIQDYPDQYRYFSVPGFVFHGRMIPNHDHMLTTYEGADGLKTGYTEAAGHNLVTSAVRGDTRLIGVVLGASSNPERDQHMAALLDQGFSSLGVPGSGILLARASGKKAGGGNWGLIATAHAATLPPALRRPGGPPPTRLAAASRWHKKHAHLVHDASDHLSPHHKPHAPGHAGAPTLSSHAPAQKPLPVPPTLT, encoded by the coding sequence ATGGCGTTTTTGACAGGCGTGCCAGACGGGGGCGTGCCAGACGGGGAGGGTCACGCTGGCGCACGACGCGGCGGCCAGAGGCTGCGCTTCGCCGCCCTGTTTTTGCTGGCGTTGGCCTTGCTGCCCGGCGTCGCCCGCGCGCAGATCGGCTCTGACCGCTACAGCGCGATGGTGATCGACGCGGCGTCGGGCCGCGTGCTCTATGCCGCCAATCCCGATGCCGCGCGCTATCCGGCGAGCCTCACCAAGCTCATGACCCTTTATCTCACCTTCGAGGCGTTGCGCGACCGGCGGATCGCGCTTTCGGATCGGGTGCCGGTGTCGGCCTATGCCGCGTCTCAGGAGCCGTCCAAACTCGATCTCCGCCCGGGAACGCGCCTCACCGTCGAGCAGGCCGTTCTCGCCTTGGTCACCAAATCCGCCAATGACGCCGCCGCCGCCCTCGGGGAAATGCTCGGCGGCTCGGAAACACGTTTCGCTCAAATGATGACGCTGCGCGCCCGCGCGCTCGGCATGTCGCATACCACGTTCCGCAACGCCTCCGGCCTTCCCGACCCCGAGCAGGTCACCACCGCGCGAGACCTCGCCCTCCTCGCCCGCCACATCATCCAGGACTATCCCGATCAATATCGCTATTTCAGCGTCCCCGGCTTCGTCTTCCATGGCCGCATGATCCCCAATCACGACCATATGCTCACGACCTATGAGGGCGCGGACGGGCTCAAGACCGGCTATACCGAGGCCGCCGGCCATAATCTCGTCACCAGCGCGGTGCGCGGTGACACCCGGCTGATCGGCGTCGTGCTGGGTGCCAGTTCCAACCCGGAGCGCGATCAGCATATGGCGGCACTCCTCGATCAGGGTTTTTCCAGCCTTGGCGTGCCGGGAAGCGGGATCCTGCTCGCCCGCGCGAGTGGCAAGAAAGCCGGCGGGGGGAATTGGGGCCTGATCGCGACCGCCCATGCCGCGACCTTGCCGCCAGCGCTCCGCCGCCCGGGCGGGCCGCCGCCGACACGGCTCGCCGCCGCCTCGCGCTGGCACAAAAAACACGCCCATCTCGTGCATGACGCCTCAGACCATCTCTCGCCGCACCATAAGCCCCACGCGCCGGGCCATGCCGGCGCGCCCACGCTCAGCAGCCATGCCCCTGCCCAGAAGCCATTGCCGGTGCCGCCAACGCTGACCTGA
- a CDS encoding polyprenyl synthetase family protein, translating to MSEVQPPAPDDAPDPRLTAALGAAAARVEAALETLLVVPEGLEARLFEAMRYATLGGGKRLRAFLVLESAALFMVNATCAARVAAAVEMLHAYSLVHDDLPAMDDDDLRRGRPSTHRAFDEATAILAGDALQTRAFEVLAEPDTHSDPQARADLVLGLAHAAGARGMVGGQMIDMAAEGKELNEAEIARLQALKTGRLIQFSAEAGAILGRAPHAQRQALAWYGRDLGAAFQIADDLLDALGTTEETGKTAGKDQAAGKATLVAILGPERARAQALLLAEQAAAHLDMFGERAAHLRALARFVVMRRH from the coding sequence ATGAGTGAGGTTCAACCCCCGGCGCCCGATGACGCGCCCGACCCCAGGCTCACGGCGGCGCTTGGCGCCGCGGCGGCGCGGGTCGAAGCGGCGCTCGAGACCCTGCTCGTGGTGCCGGAGGGGCTGGAGGCGCGGCTGTTTGAGGCCATGCGTTACGCGACGCTCGGCGGCGGCAAGCGGCTCCGCGCCTTTTTGGTGCTGGAGAGTGCGGCGCTGTTCATGGTGAATGCCACCTGCGCCGCCCGCGTCGCCGCCGCGGTCGAGATGCTGCATGCCTATTCGCTGGTGCATGACGATCTGCCGGCGATGGATGACGATGATCTCCGCCGCGGCCGCCCGAGCACCCATCGCGCCTTCGACGAAGCGACCGCGATCCTCGCCGGCGATGCCCTGCAGACCCGCGCCTTCGAGGTGCTGGCCGAGCCCGACACCCATTCCGACCCGCAGGCGCGCGCCGATCTGGTGCTCGGGCTCGCGCATGCCGCCGGCGCGCGCGGCATGGTCGGCGGCCAGATGATCGACATGGCGGCGGAGGGGAAAGAGCTGAACGAGGCCGAAATCGCGCGCCTGCAAGCGTTGAAAACCGGCAGGCTTATTCAGTTCAGCGCCGAGGCCGGCGCCATTCTCGGCCGCGCGCCGCACGCCCAGCGCCAGGCGCTGGCCTGGTACGGGCGCGATCTCGGCGCCGCCTTTCAGATCGCCGATGATCTCCTCGATGCCCTCGGCACCACCGAGGAGACCGGCAAGACCGCCGGCAAGGACCAGGCCGCCGGCAAGGCGACGCTGGTTGCGATCCTCGGCCCCGAGCGCGCCCGCGCCCAGGCGCTGCTGCTCGCCGAGCAAGCGGCGGCGCATCTCGATATGTTCGGCGAGCGCGCCGCCCATCTCCGGGCGCTGGCCCGCTTCGTCGTCATGCGCCGGCACTGA
- a CDS encoding Rap1a/Tai family immunity protein, translating into MRLAVLGCLGLLVAGPALAQSAANGSAPAGSAPALGQSTMAATTMTPVTTQPMPVANPLDIHNLRDLALACTLRNDSPYYVAGTSLCAGYEAAVLDFHLLDTMGPRHNKRKVCLPNPAPTRRQSVAGLVSWVQSNPQYLDEPAASGVLRYFINTYPCNRKTFQWSPPGPMQ; encoded by the coding sequence ATGCGTTTAGCTGTTCTCGGCTGCCTTGGCCTGCTCGTCGCGGGGCCAGCGCTCGCGCAATCGGCGGCCAACGGGAGTGCGCCCGCTGGGAGTGCGCCTGCCCTGGGCCAGTCGACCATGGCGGCAACCACCATGACGCCGGTCACCACCCAGCCGATGCCGGTCGCGAACCCGCTCGACATCCATAATCTCCGCGACCTCGCGCTCGCCTGCACGCTGCGCAACGATAGTCCCTACTACGTTGCCGGAACCAGCCTTTGCGCCGGTTATGAGGCGGCGGTGCTCGATTTCCATCTCCTCGATACGATGGGGCCGCGCCATAACAAGCGCAAAGTCTGCCTCCCCAACCCGGCGCCGACGCGGCGCCAATCCGTCGCCGGACTGGTCTCCTGGGTCCAGAGCAATCCACAATATCTCGACGAGCCGGCAGCGAGCGGGGTGTTGCGGTATTTTATCAATACCTATCCCTGCAACCGCAAAACCTTTCAATGGTCGCCGCCGGGGCCGATGCAATAA
- a CDS encoding 2OG-Fe dioxygenase family protein, whose product MSDDPGRAIAARGFAFVPAATMRAELLRHGALDDWARFAASWNELGRDTYMADGGRYRKRRFAVFTAVPGEPAIPRAPHQPHYQSRDYNPLNGGIARWFEPIRDDVAASASFTTILRFCRALFDGLCPNVAWHIEAHQFRIEARADAPGKPTPEGLHRDGVDYVLVLMIGRENIERGETSIHALDGKLLGSFTLAAPFDAALVDDHRVYHGVTPVAPVDAGAPSHRDVLVVTFHRKTAGAKG is encoded by the coding sequence ATGAGCGACGATCCCGGCCGCGCGATCGCAGCACGCGGCTTCGCCTTCGTCCCGGCGGCGACGATGCGAGCCGAATTGCTGAGACACGGCGCCCTCGACGACTGGGCGAGGTTCGCCGCAAGCTGGAACGAACTCGGCCGCGACACCTACATGGCCGATGGCGGGCGCTACCGCAAACGCCGCTTCGCGGTATTCACGGCCGTCCCCGGTGAGCCGGCGATCCCGCGCGCCCCGCATCAGCCGCATTATCAGTCACGCGACTATAACCCCCTCAATGGCGGCATCGCCCGCTGGTTCGAGCCGATCCGCGACGACGTCGCCGCGAGCGCCAGCTTCACGACCATCCTCCGCTTCTGCCGCGCGCTTTTCGACGGGCTGTGCCCGAATGTCGCCTGGCATATCGAGGCGCACCAATTCCGCATCGAGGCGCGCGCCGACGCCCCCGGCAAGCCGACGCCAGAGGGATTGCACCGCGACGGGGTCGATTACGTGCTCGTCCTGATGATCGGGCGCGAGAACATCGAGCGCGGTGAGACCAGCATTCATGCCCTCGATGGCAAATTGCTCGGGAGCTTCACCCTCGCCGCCCCCTTCGATGCCGCCCTGGTCGATGACCACCGCGTCTATCACGGCGTCACCCCGGTGGCGCCGGTGGATGCCGGCGCGCCATCCCATCGCGACGTTTTGGTGGTGACGTTTCACCGCAAAACGGCGGGGGCGAAAGGGTAA